From a region of the Bdellovibrio bacteriovorus genome:
- the queA gene encoding tRNA preQ1(34) S-adenosylmethionine ribosyltransferase-isomerase QueA, producing MKLADLDFSFPEELIATSPQRPSRVMWVEGGVPQEITLQELMSRIPAGDVLVVNNTRVLKRRVFAGDVEILFLKQTSSVDWEVLFPSKKYKVGSSLELPLGVTMTLVEKGRPQKVRLNQEVTEDYFQKVAELPLPPYIQKAREQRHTVEADESWYQTAWAKTPGSFAAPTASLHFSAQDMEALKAKGVVLCEVTLHVGLGTFLPVTAEDLNDHDMHEEYVEVSAATWAVVNNARKNGHKVWSLGTTTTRSLESVGNGLLQGNPEEGFRGFTKLLIQPGYKFKVVNRLLTNFHQPQSTLLALVAGFSSLETVKACYHWAIERKFRLFSYGDLSCWTETKQ from the coding sequence ATGAAATTGGCAGATTTAGATTTTAGTTTTCCTGAAGAATTGATTGCGACTTCCCCGCAAAGGCCTTCTCGCGTGATGTGGGTGGAAGGGGGAGTTCCGCAAGAAATCACTTTGCAAGAGTTGATGTCACGGATTCCCGCAGGGGACGTGCTGGTTGTTAATAATACGCGCGTTTTAAAGCGCCGGGTGTTTGCTGGCGACGTCGAGATTCTTTTTCTTAAGCAAACAAGTTCCGTAGACTGGGAAGTTTTATTTCCTTCAAAAAAATATAAAGTCGGCTCTAGTCTCGAGCTTCCGTTGGGCGTCACCATGACTTTAGTGGAAAAAGGTCGTCCTCAAAAAGTGCGACTGAATCAGGAAGTCACTGAAGATTATTTCCAAAAAGTCGCGGAACTGCCTTTGCCGCCTTATATTCAAAAAGCGCGTGAACAGCGCCATACTGTAGAGGCTGATGAGTCCTGGTATCAAACGGCCTGGGCAAAAACTCCGGGAAGTTTTGCAGCTCCTACGGCAAGTTTGCATTTTTCTGCACAAGACATGGAGGCCTTAAAAGCCAAGGGCGTCGTCCTTTGTGAAGTTACTTTGCACGTGGGCTTAGGCACTTTTTTACCGGTCACCGCAGAAGATTTGAATGATCACGACATGCACGAAGAATACGTGGAAGTTTCAGCAGCCACGTGGGCGGTCGTGAATAACGCTCGTAAAAACGGCCACAAGGTTTGGTCCTTGGGGACGACGACCACGCGTTCGCTAGAAAGTGTGGGAAACGGTCTTTTGCAAGGGAACCCAGAAGAGGGTTTCCGTGGATTTACGAAGCTTTTAATTCAACCAGGTTATAAATTTAAAGTAGTCAATCGCCTCTTAACGAACTTCCATCAGCCGCAGTCCACGCTCTTAGCCCTGGTCGCTGGATTTTCTTCCCTGGAAACAGTAAAAGCTTGCTATCACTGGGCTATTGAGCGAAAGTTCCGACTCTTTTCATACGGAGATCTCTCGTGCTGGACGGAAACAAAACAATGA
- the tgt gene encoding tRNA guanosine(34) transglycosylase Tgt, which translates to MTLGEFKVHQTAGNARRATLMTAHGPVQTPVFMAVGTKATVKAMTPEELKECGTQVVLGNTYHLHLRPGEKTIAKMGGLHKFMNWHGPILTDSGGFQVFSLSQLRNMSEEGVEFRSHLDGAKHFISPEKSMEIQMDLGSDIIMAFDECLQYPATEEEIDKSMALTYRWLLRSRDAMVRKESLLFGIVQGGLSLNHRLKSMEQICSVDLPGYALGGFSVGEPIHLMHELLPDVAPKMPANKPRYLMGVGTPTDLIIAIDSGIDMFDCVMPTRVARNGTIFTWRGKVSIKRSEYREDSSPLDPECDCYTCRNYTKAYLRHLFLSGEILGSRLNTIHNIYFYMKLMERARKAIEEGRWEEFRNDCLTRFAKKDS; encoded by the coding sequence ATGACTTTAGGCGAATTCAAAGTTCATCAAACTGCGGGCAACGCACGTCGTGCCACGCTGATGACGGCACACGGTCCGGTGCAAACTCCGGTGTTTATGGCCGTGGGTACGAAAGCCACCGTGAAAGCTATGACTCCTGAAGAGTTGAAAGAGTGCGGCACTCAAGTTGTTCTAGGAAATACCTATCACCTTCATTTGCGTCCCGGTGAAAAGACGATTGCGAAAATGGGCGGTCTTCATAAATTCATGAACTGGCACGGCCCGATCTTAACGGACTCGGGTGGATTCCAAGTTTTCTCTTTGTCGCAGCTTCGTAATATGTCTGAAGAGGGTGTGGAGTTTCGCTCGCACTTAGATGGAGCGAAACATTTCATCTCTCCTGAAAAGAGCATGGAAATCCAAATGGATTTAGGCTCTGACATCATCATGGCGTTTGACGAATGTCTTCAGTACCCAGCTACCGAAGAAGAGATCGATAAATCCATGGCTTTGACTTACCGTTGGCTGTTGCGTTCGCGCGATGCCATGGTTCGCAAAGAGAGTCTTCTATTCGGTATTGTCCAAGGTGGTTTAAGTCTTAATCATCGATTAAAAAGTATGGAGCAAATCTGTTCGGTGGATCTTCCCGGTTATGCCTTGGGCGGATTCAGTGTGGGTGAGCCTATCCATTTGATGCACGAACTTTTACCAGATGTAGCTCCGAAAATGCCGGCAAATAAGCCGCGTTATTTGATGGGCGTAGGGACTCCCACGGACTTGATCATCGCGATTGATTCCGGCATTGATATGTTTGACTGCGTCATGCCTACAAGAGTGGCACGCAACGGAACCATCTTCACATGGAGAGGTAAAGTCAGCATTAAGCGCAGTGAATACCGTGAGGACAGTTCGCCTCTAGATCCAGAATGCGATTGTTATACTTGCCGCAATTATACGAAGGCTTACCTTCGTCACTTATTCTTAAGTGGTGAAATTTTAGGCTCTCGCTTGAACACGATTCACAATATTTATTTCTATATGAAATTGATGGAACGTGCCCGTAAAGCCATCGAGGAAGGCCGTTGGGAAGAGTTCCGCAACGACTGCTTGACGCGATTCGCAAAGAAGGACAGCTAG
- the yajC gene encoding preprotein translocase subunit YajC has translation MLFGLLASTAHAQTATGTQPSAFEMFVPFIFIFVIFYFLIIRPQAKRQKDHQKFLSEVKRGDEVITSSGILGRVEGITDQFVTLEIADGVKVKMLRSQIATSQKAATAEEKK, from the coding sequence ATGTTATTCGGACTTCTTGCATCCACAGCTCATGCACAAACAGCAACAGGCACTCAACCCTCAGCCTTTGAAATGTTTGTGCCATTTATCTTCATCTTCGTTATTTTCTATTTCCTCATCATCCGTCCTCAAGCCAAAAGACAAAAAGATCACCAGAAGTTTTTGTCAGAAGTTAAACGTGGCGATGAAGTGATCACTTCATCTGGTATCTTGGGTCGCGTGGAAGGCATCACAGACCAATTCGTAACTTTGGAAATCGCTGACGGCGTTAAAGTAAAAATGCTTCGCAGTCAGATTGCAACATCTCAGAAGGCAGCAACAGCAGAGGAAAAGAAATAA
- the secD gene encoding protein translocase subunit SecD → MEGLRWRSILAALGVAAAIVWVLPNVVNFGEKAWWPSKQKLNYGLDIQGGLHLVMGVDVDGVVSESTHRLITSMKADMQKENVAVKDVKSVNPNLGEVTIDVNDAAGKAAVEKFLADKYSTVLQVMSSTDTSITTRYFDAYLNDYKNRVIQQAIETIRNRIDEFGVAEPSISQQGANRILIQLPGMEDAEKAKQLINTTAKLDFMIVSNEKSPQELQAMIAEAEKAGNYSMTTMKYSDYVTKLNADLASKLPAKSVIYFEKSANATTMEAGAIPFLLKTDTDLGGDSLDDAFVGYDQYGAPQVSLHFNSAGSNKFADLTGNNVNRQMAIVLDKVVKSAPSIRDRIAGGQAVITLGGGRDRNGMMEEAKMISTALRAGALPASLEQLEERRVGPTLGADAINKAKLGSYVGAAIIVLFMLAYYRALGVVASISLGINVLALFALMTSMGFTLTLPGIAGIALTVGFAVDANVLINERIKEELRLGHSMAVAIKEGYHRAMSAIIDANVTTAATAVVLLYFGTGPVRGFAVTLLIGIVTSMFANVFVSKVIVDLLVHKFKVKKLAV, encoded by the coding sequence ATGGAAGGACTTCGTTGGAGATCTATTCTCGCAGCACTAGGAGTGGCGGCAGCCATCGTTTGGGTACTACCAAACGTTGTTAATTTCGGTGAAAAGGCATGGTGGCCTTCGAAACAAAAGCTGAACTACGGTTTGGACATCCAAGGTGGTTTGCACTTGGTTATGGGTGTGGACGTAGATGGCGTAGTTTCTGAAAGCACGCACCGTCTTATCACGTCAATGAAAGCGGACATGCAAAAAGAAAATGTCGCTGTGAAAGACGTGAAGTCCGTAAACCCAAATTTGGGTGAAGTGACTATCGACGTGAACGATGCTGCGGGTAAAGCAGCCGTAGAAAAATTCTTGGCAGACAAGTACTCAACAGTACTTCAAGTGATGAGCTCCACAGATACATCTATCACGACTCGTTACTTTGATGCTTACTTGAATGACTATAAAAACCGCGTGATTCAACAAGCGATTGAAACAATCCGCAACCGTATCGATGAGTTCGGTGTGGCGGAGCCTTCAATCTCTCAACAAGGTGCCAACCGCATCTTGATCCAACTTCCTGGTATGGAAGATGCAGAAAAAGCAAAGCAGTTGATCAATACAACGGCTAAATTGGATTTCATGATCGTTTCTAACGAAAAATCCCCGCAAGAACTTCAAGCGATGATCGCTGAAGCTGAAAAAGCAGGGAACTACAGCATGACGACGATGAAGTACTCTGATTACGTGACGAAGTTGAATGCAGACCTTGCTTCAAAGCTTCCAGCGAAATCCGTGATCTACTTCGAAAAGTCTGCCAACGCGACAACAATGGAAGCGGGCGCAATCCCATTCCTTCTTAAAACAGACACAGATTTGGGTGGAGACTCTTTGGATGACGCTTTCGTTGGTTACGACCAATATGGTGCTCCTCAAGTTTCTTTGCACTTCAACTCTGCAGGCTCGAATAAATTCGCGGACCTAACAGGCAACAACGTCAACAGACAGATGGCGATTGTTTTAGATAAAGTTGTGAAATCAGCTCCAAGCATTCGTGACCGTATTGCTGGTGGCCAAGCGGTGATCACTTTAGGTGGTGGTCGTGACCGCAATGGCATGATGGAAGAAGCGAAAATGATTTCAACGGCTCTTCGCGCGGGTGCTTTGCCAGCGTCTTTAGAGCAATTGGAAGAGCGTCGTGTAGGTCCAACATTGGGTGCTGACGCTATCAATAAAGCGAAATTGGGTTCTTATGTAGGTGCTGCAATTATCGTTTTGTTCATGTTGGCGTATTACAGAGCGCTGGGCGTGGTGGCGAGCATTTCATTAGGGATCAACGTTCTTGCTTTGTTTGCTTTGATGACAAGCATGGGCTTCACTTTAACGTTGCCAGGTATTGCAGGTATTGCTTTGACGGTGGGTTTTGCGGTTGATGCGAACGTTCTTATTAATGAGCGTATTAAGGAAGAGCTCCGTTTAGGCCATAGTATGGCTGTCGCAATTAAAGAAGGTTATCACCGTGCGATGTCGGCGATCATCGATGCCAACGTGACGACGGCGGCAACTGCGGTTGTGTTATTGTACTTCGGTACAGGTCCCGTGCGTGGTTTCGCAGTGACTCTATTGATCGGTATCGTGACTTCTATGTTTGCAAACGTGTTTGTATCGAAAGTCATCGTGGATCTTTTGGTTCATAAATTTAAAGTTAAAAAGTTGGCAGTGTAG
- the secF gene encoding protein translocase subunit SecF, whose translation MTIKNDSFGRFDFVGKAWLFGGISLILTIVSLIYLAVNGINYGIDFKGGTEIQVKFAQAVTIQDLRKSIDDLKLGEVGVQSFGEGNEYIVRFQGRVGKTDKETNEILNADLGKIRNVITTQFASQGPDIRRVDTVGPQVGAELKRNGVLAVFYCLLVILIYVALRFDYKFAPGAVLCLFHDAVITLAVFVAVGKEVNVAILAAIMTLIGFSLNDTIVVFDRIRETEGHYHDKGFGFVINRSINEMLVRTLITSGTTFVSAICLYIFADGTVEDIAFAMCVGIFFGTYSSIYVAAPLVLLMEKLNLKKARA comes from the coding sequence ATGACAATTAAAAATGATTCTTTCGGACGTTTTGATTTTGTAGGAAAAGCCTGGTTGTTTGGTGGCATTTCCTTGATTTTGACTATTGTTTCTTTGATCTACCTTGCGGTGAACGGGATCAACTATGGTATCGACTTTAAAGGTGGTACTGAAATCCAAGTAAAGTTCGCTCAAGCAGTGACGATCCAGGATCTTCGTAAGTCTATCGATGACCTTAAGTTAGGTGAAGTCGGTGTTCAATCTTTCGGTGAGGGCAATGAATACATCGTTCGTTTCCAAGGCCGTGTGGGTAAAACAGACAAAGAGACGAATGAGATCTTAAATGCGGATCTTGGTAAAATCCGTAACGTGATCACAACTCAGTTTGCTTCTCAAGGCCCTGACATCCGTCGTGTCGACACGGTGGGACCTCAGGTGGGTGCAGAGTTGAAACGTAATGGTGTTCTTGCGGTATTCTACTGCTTGCTGGTAATCTTGATCTACGTTGCACTTCGTTTCGACTATAAGTTTGCTCCGGGCGCAGTTCTTTGCTTGTTCCATGATGCGGTCATCACATTGGCTGTTTTCGTGGCGGTAGGTAAAGAAGTGAACGTAGCTATCCTTGCGGCGATCATGACTTTGATTGGTTTCTCTCTGAACGATACGATCGTCGTATTTGACCGTATCCGTGAAACTGAAGGTCACTATCACGATAAAGGTTTTGGCTTCGTTATCAACAGATCTATCAATGAGATGTTGGTTCGTACTTTGATCACTTCAGGAACGACGTTTGTATCTGCGATCTGCTTGTACATCTTTGCAGACGGAACTGTTGAAGATATCGCCTTCGCTATGTGCGTGGGTATCTTCTTCGGAACTTACTCTTCTATCTACGTAGCAGCTCCGCTGGTACTTTTGATGGAAAAGTTGAACCTTAAAAAAGCCAGAGCGTAA
- the recJ gene encoding single-stranded-DNA-specific exonuclease RecJ — protein MNPLWKSRDLTIEAEVPSTVEGQWPPLIGKILAARGFAASPEVEKLLFPKLADLKDPLLLKGMSQALERLGRAYLNKEKICIYADFDLDGTSGLALLKTGMVALGFPEVLHYQPKRLSEGYGFHVAAVEELHKQGVSVIITVDVGITAHAAVNRAKELGVDVILTDHHLPADTIPNAYVVVNPNQGDCPSEMGYLCGAGVAFYLLRGLKRYFQDHEQLPKNNWDLKEVLDYFTIGTLTDMVPLVDDNRVLVKHGLVKLAETKKAGLRALLEELDLVDRPLTSQDVAIRFAPKLNALSRMESGVLPIDIFLLDDAAKARNMVREVMKNNSTRVQLQNDAEIEAQALLKEWPHQDFVFVASKTFHRGVVGLIATKLTQVYNKPAFVGSVGDDGMIVGSARLPQGQEACLVEAMSSAQDFLSRFGGHSAAAGFEIAETRVAHFIEKLSGHFSDLREKPKPLEIFYDVEAKLSEVGAPLMKWYDFVGPFGTGFAIPLIHFSNIQILSKRELKGGHLRLRIADPDGRSSSEALLFTPTPRQLDTLQNVPGFYHILGELQWNYYAGQKTVQILIRDLKVAST, from the coding sequence ATGAACCCTTTATGGAAGTCGCGTGATTTAACGATAGAAGCGGAAGTGCCCTCGACAGTCGAAGGGCAATGGCCGCCTCTCATCGGTAAGATTCTTGCGGCTCGAGGGTTCGCGGCTTCTCCCGAAGTGGAGAAGCTTCTTTTCCCGAAGCTCGCGGACTTGAAAGATCCTCTTTTGTTAAAGGGGATGTCTCAAGCTCTTGAGCGCCTAGGTCGGGCGTATCTCAATAAAGAAAAAATCTGTATCTATGCGGACTTTGACTTGGACGGAACGTCAGGTCTGGCTTTGCTTAAAACCGGCATGGTGGCTTTAGGTTTCCCTGAAGTTTTGCACTATCAGCCAAAGCGCCTTTCTGAAGGCTACGGATTTCACGTAGCGGCCGTCGAAGAACTTCATAAGCAGGGTGTGAGTGTTATCATCACGGTCGATGTCGGTATCACCGCCCATGCGGCCGTCAATCGCGCCAAAGAATTGGGCGTGGATGTGATCCTTACGGACCACCACTTGCCGGCTGACACGATCCCTAATGCCTACGTCGTTGTGAATCCGAATCAAGGTGATTGCCCTTCAGAGATGGGTTATCTTTGCGGCGCGGGTGTGGCGTTCTATCTTTTACGTGGGTTAAAACGCTACTTTCAAGATCATGAACAACTCCCTAAAAACAATTGGGATTTAAAAGAAGTTCTCGATTATTTCACGATCGGGACTTTGACGGACATGGTTCCTTTGGTGGACGACAATCGTGTCCTAGTGAAACATGGTTTGGTTAAACTAGCGGAAACCAAAAAAGCGGGCCTTCGAGCTTTACTTGAAGAGTTGGACCTTGTGGATCGCCCTTTAACAAGTCAAGACGTCGCGATCCGCTTTGCCCCTAAACTCAATGCGCTTTCGCGTATGGAGTCGGGCGTACTGCCTATTGATATTTTCCTTTTAGATGATGCCGCAAAGGCGCGTAACATGGTTCGTGAAGTTATGAAAAATAACTCCACCCGTGTGCAACTGCAAAATGACGCCGAGATCGAAGCTCAAGCTTTACTTAAAGAGTGGCCTCATCAGGATTTCGTTTTTGTCGCCTCAAAAACCTTCCATCGCGGCGTCGTAGGTCTTATCGCAACGAAGCTCACGCAAGTTTATAACAAGCCGGCCTTTGTGGGGTCGGTGGGTGATGACGGCATGATCGTGGGAAGTGCGCGTTTGCCGCAAGGTCAGGAAGCTTGCTTGGTCGAGGCGATGTCCAGCGCTCAAGATTTCTTAAGCCGGTTCGGGGGGCACTCGGCCGCCGCAGGATTTGAAATCGCAGAAACTCGCGTAGCTCATTTCATTGAAAAACTGAGTGGCCATTTTTCTGATCTTCGTGAAAAACCGAAGCCTTTAGAAATCTTCTATGATGTTGAGGCGAAGCTTTCTGAAGTCGGGGCGCCGTTAATGAAGTGGTATGACTTCGTGGGGCCTTTCGGTACTGGCTTTGCAATTCCATTGATTCATTTTTCAAATATTCAAATTTTGTCCAAACGAGAGTTAAAGGGTGGTCACCTGCGTTTAAGAATCGCAGATCCGGATGGTCGCTCCTCTTCAGAAGCGCTGTTATTCACGCCGACACCTCGTCAGTTGGACACTTTACAAAACGTTCCCGGCTTTTACCATATTCTGGGCGAGCTTCAGTGGAACTACTATGCCGGTCAAAAAACCGTGCAGATTCTTATTCGTGATTTAAAGGTAGCTAGCACATGA
- the queC gene encoding 7-cyano-7-deazaguanine synthase QueC: protein MKPAKKVVVLLSAGLDSTVNAFDAVKHGHEIVLALTFNYGQRAAQKEIESAAKLAAHLKVPHKVVDLPWFKDFNTSSLLVEDQAVPVGAQVEIDNMQKSAESAKSVWVPNRNGIFLNIAAAYAEALGATAVIPGFNVEEAATFPDNSKEFMDTATKALHYSTSNHVTVGCYTVHLKKTDIVRLGHGLKVPWEMIWPCYFSGEQWCGQCESCQRSKRAFASANVDVKHLFKDY from the coding sequence ATGAAACCAGCAAAAAAAGTCGTTGTTCTTTTATCGGCGGGGTTAGACTCGACGGTGAATGCATTTGATGCCGTTAAGCACGGCCATGAAATTGTTCTGGCTTTGACTTTCAACTATGGCCAGCGAGCCGCTCAAAAGGAAATCGAATCAGCCGCAAAACTAGCGGCGCACTTAAAGGTTCCGCATAAAGTGGTGGATTTGCCTTGGTTCAAAGATTTTAACACATCATCTTTGTTAGTTGAAGATCAAGCGGTTCCAGTCGGGGCTCAAGTTGAAATCGATAATATGCAAAAATCGGCGGAATCAGCGAAGTCCGTGTGGGTTCCTAATCGCAATGGCATTTTTTTGAATATTGCAGCGGCTTACGCGGAGGCTTTAGGGGCAACAGCCGTGATTCCGGGATTCAACGTCGAAGAAGCTGCGACTTTCCCGGATAACTCCAAAGAGTTCATGGATACGGCGACGAAAGCTCTGCACTATTCGACATCAAATCATGTGACGGTGGGTTGCTATACAGTTCACTTGAAAAAAACGGACATTGTTCGTTTAGGTCATGGATTGAAAGTTCCTTGGGAGATGATCTGGCCTTGTTACTTCTCTGGAGAGCAGTGGTGTGGGCAGTGTGAATCTTGCCAACGTTCTAAGCGCGCGTTCGCGTCGGCGAATGTGGATGTGAAACATCTGTTTAAGGATTACTAA
- a CDS encoding DUF366 family protein yields the protein MKTLFIEKKFPYDGTQLHSLFAYLDHKVLGPSIVSWQGACSISFDHMVDGEDLLEQAEIKGDEMLHFIIEVFDRDLFSGVALQRLFASITRDYLQAASSALVGKSLVREGDDIYLDDRKLSISIATKSPVSVMVHFAMNITNDGTPVKTLSLQDLKLDPRKVSEDLMAKFKKEYDSIVVATQKVRPVS from the coding sequence ATGAAAACACTTTTTATAGAAAAGAAATTTCCTTACGATGGAACTCAACTGCATTCCCTATTTGCGTATCTGGATCATAAGGTTTTAGGACCGTCGATTGTTTCTTGGCAGGGAGCTTGCTCTATCTCTTTTGATCACATGGTGGATGGAGAAGACCTTTTAGAACAAGCGGAGATCAAAGGCGATGAAATGCTTCATTTCATCATCGAAGTCTTTGATCGTGATTTGTTTTCAGGCGTGGCTTTGCAAAGGCTTTTTGCTTCGATCACGCGTGACTACTTACAAGCTGCATCTTCTGCTTTGGTGGGTAAGTCGTTGGTGCGTGAGGGGGATGATATTTACCTGGATGATCGCAAGCTGAGTATCAGCATTGCTACGAAATCGCCCGTATCGGTGATGGTGCATTTTGCGATGAATATCACTAATGACGGAACACCGGTAAAAACTTTGTCTTTGCAGGACTTGAAATTAGATCCTCGAAAAGTTTCCGAGGACCTCATGGCGAAATTTAAGAAAGAATATGATTCGATAGTCGTGGCGACGCAGAAAGTGCGCCCCGTTTCTTAG